A portion of the Verrucomicrobiota bacterium genome contains these proteins:
- a CDS encoding dienelactone hydrolase family protein, whose product MNFFNRIPIVPPFPITIFVIVLSLLAAISAEPKMIVTATNPDPQHLPTLGVWEDAQFSPGRKLTMVSAAFPNVPDFICDSWCYESALEFIGARGLPDGALELRHHVNEQSNVLFITTITPEPGAIEFLVRATNVPPAAASLPANLLTPNLCWQLRRAPGFRSAPDPYPEFVKRCFIFTEKGRTFLDHTARRKIPVRAASDPYNNPPWVQMYVGTWQNVPEATTNSWADYSPDRYMTRVIGAVSRDGQYLAAIANDSATVMAQAWHDCMHNNAQWTPANAPPAQQVWRLKIYAMASDPDELLRRAEKDFDHAQARNMLTGGTAFQTPGIRDRLPVFYERLAERMTFPMSWLSGNFTNFDAWRSAGRAKVMEHLLAAAPPAPFDARNIAEQDRGGYVARKIIFNLTADSRVLALMTVPKGAGPFPAVLLLHDHGAKFDIGKEKVIRPWDEKPEKIESAQKWVEKYYGGRFLGDELAQRGYVCFATDMLNWSDRGGAGFDGQQALAANLLQFGTSFAGLIAHEDLHAAEFLASRAEVDPKRIAAMGLSVGGYRTWQLAALSERIVAGVSVCWMATSKGLLVPGNNQTSGQSAFTMIHPGLANYFDYPDVASLACPKPMMFLCGRRDALFPVKAIEEAFTKMRRVWNSQQAGEKLETRLFDAPHEFNATMQEEAFEWLNKWLLK is encoded by the coding sequence ATGAATTTCTTCAATCGCATCCCCATCGTTCCACCATTTCCCATCACGATTTTTGTTATCGTCTTGTCGTTGCTCGCCGCCATTTCCGCTGAACCAAAGATGATCGTGACCGCGACCAATCCTGATCCGCAACACCTGCCGACGCTTGGCGTTTGGGAGGATGCGCAGTTCAGCCCGGGACGGAAACTCACGATGGTTTCGGCGGCGTTTCCCAATGTGCCCGATTTCATTTGCGACTCCTGGTGCTACGAAAGCGCGCTGGAGTTCATCGGTGCGCGCGGATTGCCGGACGGCGCGCTGGAACTGCGTCATCACGTCAATGAACAGTCCAACGTCCTGTTCATCACGACCATCACACCGGAGCCGGGCGCGATTGAGTTTCTTGTTCGCGCCACGAATGTCCCGCCTGCCGCCGCGTCACTTCCGGCAAACCTGCTCACGCCGAATCTTTGCTGGCAACTGCGGCGCGCACCCGGCTTCCGCAGCGCGCCTGACCCTTATCCGGAGTTTGTCAAACGTTGTTTCATTTTCACCGAAAAGGGACGGACGTTTCTCGACCACACCGCCCGGCGCAAGATTCCAGTTCGCGCTGCCAGCGATCCTTACAACAATCCGCCGTGGGTGCAGATGTATGTAGGCACGTGGCAGAACGTGCCCGAAGCCACCACGAATTCCTGGGCTGATTACAGTCCCGACCGCTACATGACACGTGTCATCGGCGCGGTTTCGCGCGACGGCCAATATCTTGCTGCCATTGCCAACGACTCCGCTACGGTGATGGCGCAAGCTTGGCACGATTGCATGCACAACAACGCGCAATGGACACCCGCCAATGCTCCGCCCGCGCAACAGGTCTGGCGATTGAAAATCTATGCGATGGCGAGCGATCCCGATGAGCTGTTGCGCAGAGCTGAAAAGGATTTCGATCATGCGCAGGCAAGAAACATGTTGACAGGCGGAACGGCGTTTCAGACGCCGGGAATCCGGGACCGGCTTCCGGTATTTTACGAGCGGCTGGCGGAGCGGATGACGTTTCCGATGTCGTGGCTGTCGGGCAACTTTACCAACTTCGATGCGTGGCGATCTGCGGGCCGGGCAAAAGTGATGGAGCATCTGCTCGCGGCGGCGCCGCCTGCGCCGTTTGACGCGCGCAACATTGCCGAGCAAGACCGGGGCGGTTACGTGGCGCGCAAGATTATTTTCAATCTTACGGCCGACAGCCGTGTGCTGGCGCTCATGACCGTCCCAAAAGGCGCAGGGCCGTTTCCCGCTGTTTTGCTCCTCCACGATCACGGAGCCAAGTTCGATATAGGCAAGGAGAAGGTCATCCGCCCGTGGGACGAAAAACCGGAGAAGATCGAATCCGCACAGAAGTGGGTTGAAAAATATTATGGCGGACGCTTCCTCGGCGATGAACTGGCGCAGCGCGGTTACGTCTGCTTCGCCACAGACATGTTGAACTGGTCCGACCGCGGCGGCGCGGGTTTCGACGGGCAACAAGCGCTGGCGGCGAACCTGTTGCAGTTCGGCACTTCGTTCGCGGGTTTGATCGCACACGAAGACCTCCATGCCGCAGAGTTTCTTGCCAGCCGTGCCGAAGTTGACCCCAAGCGCATCGCGGCGATGGGATTGTCGGTCGGCGGATATCGGACCTGGCAATTGGCGGCGTTGTCGGAACGCATCGTGGCGGGCGTGTCAGTTTGCTGGATGGCGACGAGCAAAGGTTTGCTCGTGCCGGGCAACAATCAGACCTCCGGCCAGTCCGCGTTCACGATGATTCATCCCGGACTGGCCAACTACTTCGACTATCCGGACGTTGCGAGTCTGGCGTGTCCAAAACCGATGATGTTTTTGTGCGGACGCCGCGATGCGCTGTTTCCGGTGAAGGCCATTGAAGAGGCGTTCACGAAAATGCGGCGGGTGTGGAATTCGCAGCAGGCCGGCGAAAAACTGGAGACCCGTCTTTTCGACGCGCCGCACGAGTTCAATGCGACGATGCAGGAGGAGGCATTTGAATGGCTGAATAAGTGGCTTTTGAAATAG
- a CDS encoding dihydrodipicolinate synthase family protein: protein MTTISGVLPVLQLPYGDNDAIDWNTLDREVDWAFANGAQGVVAAMVTEVLRLTDAERDELAARLVASVNGRGPVVMSVGAESTWQAVRHVRAAEQAGVSALMAIPPTNTRASAAEVIGYYESILAATTRPLVVQDASGYVGAPLPIAAQADLFRRHPVRVMFKPEAQPLGQNLSLLREATGGQAAIFEGSGGIALLDAHRRGIAGTMPGTEIVWAIRAEWDALQAGDLVRATALQGLIAPLVALQHGLDGFLAVEKLLLHHQGVLKNRRVRGPVGFKLDAATENEALRLFAALRELCSRSGASFRTVAADVGRRSV from the coding sequence ATGACAACAATCTCCGGCGTCCTTCCCGTCCTGCAACTGCCCTACGGCGACAACGATGCCATTGACTGGAACACGCTCGACCGCGAGGTGGACTGGGCCTTTGCCAACGGCGCGCAGGGCGTGGTCGCCGCGATGGTGACCGAAGTGTTGCGGCTCACCGATGCCGAGCGCGACGAACTCGCCGCGCGCCTGGTCGCGAGCGTGAACGGCCGCGGCCCCGTGGTGATGAGCGTAGGCGCAGAGAGCACCTGGCAGGCGGTGCGTCATGTGCGCGCGGCGGAGCAGGCAGGCGTATCGGCGCTCATGGCCATTCCGCCGACCAACACCCGCGCGTCGGCCGCCGAAGTCATCGGCTATTACGAAAGCATTCTGGCCGCGACCACGCGGCCGCTCGTGGTGCAGGATGCGAGCGGTTACGTGGGCGCGCCGCTGCCGATCGCCGCGCAGGCGGACTTGTTTCGCCGTCATCCCGTGCGGGTCATGTTCAAGCCGGAGGCGCAGCCGCTGGGGCAGAACCTCTCCTTGCTGCGCGAGGCCACCGGTGGCCAGGCGGCCATCTTTGAAGGCAGCGGCGGCATTGCGCTGCTGGATGCGCATCGCCGGGGCATTGCGGGGACGATGCCCGGCACGGAAATCGTATGGGCCATTCGCGCCGAGTGGGACGCCTTGCAAGCGGGCGATCTCGTCCGCGCGACCGCGCTTCAAGGCCTCATCGCCCCGCTCGTCGCGCTCCAGCATGGATTGGACGGCTTCCTCGCCGTGGAGAAACTTCTTCTGCATCACCAGGGCGTTCTGAAAAATCGTCGCGTGCGCGGGCCGGTTGGATTCAAGCTCGATGCCGCCACGGAGAACGAAGCGCTACGGCTCTTCGCGGCGCTGCGAGAACTCTGTTCACGATCAGGGGCCTCATTCAGAACCGTAGCCGCGGACGTTGGTCGGCGCTCGGTTTGA